The following proteins are encoded in a genomic region of Corylus avellana chromosome ca4, CavTom2PMs-1.0:
- the LOC132177418 gene encoding protein PECTIC ARABINOGALACTAN SYNTHESIS-RELATED, translating into MVELRHSSSIGSRATSSPMKRDDVSSPLFPDSQPNDDDDHDRHASKDRDRPSWYNFQSLCPFFSDDARVSPYNSRISLFFIFVIVLAGAISVFSIVNRLNAPYLCKKDGIVLHCPYVKEAPSLWENPYSATTSWKSCAERHDGGISDLPSENETNGYIFIYAEGGLNQQRIAICNAVAVAKIMNATLILPVLKQDQIWKDQTKFEDIFDVDHFIDYLKNDVRIVRDIPDWFTDKSELFTSIRRTVKNIPKYAPAQFYIDNVLPRIKEKKIMALKPFVDRLGYDNVPPEINRLRCRVNYHALKFLPEIEQMADLLASRMRNRTGSSNPYMALHLRFEKGMVGLSFCDFVGTREEKGKMAEYRKKEWPRRYKNGSHLWNLALQKRKEGRCPLEPSEVAVLLRAMGYPKETQIYVASGQVYGGHNRMAPLRNMFPNLVTKEELATKEELVVFRKHVTSLAALDFLVCLKSDVFVMTHGGNFAKLIIGARRYMGHRQKSIKPDKGLMSKSFGDPYMGWAPFVEDVVVTHQTRTGLPEETFPNYDLWENPLTPCMCKA; encoded by the exons ATGGTTGAGCTCAGGCACTCGAGCTCGATCGGGAGCCGCGCCACTTCGTCTCCGATGAAGCGCGACGACGTCTCGTCCCCTCTGTTTCCCGATAGCCAGCCCAACGACGACGACGATCACGATCGCCACGCCTCGAAGGATCGTGACCGTCCGTCCTGGTACAATTTCCAGTCCCTATGCCCCTTCTTTAGCGACGACGCTAGGGTTTCTCCGTACAACTCCAGAATCTCTCTGTTCTTCATATTCGTTATCGTTCTCGCTGGTGCGATTTCAGTTTTCTCAATCGTGAACCGGTTG AATGCCCCTTACTTGTGTAAAAAAGATGGGATTGTTCTTCACTGCCCATAT GTCAAGGAAGCTCCTTCACTCTGGGAGAATCCTTACTCTGCCACCACATCCTGGAAGTCTTGTGCTGAGCGCCACGATGGTGGAATATCAG ATCTTCCTTCTGAAAATGAAACAAATGGCTATATATTCATCTATGCTGAGGGTGGTCTAAATCAACAAAGAATTGCT ATATGCAATGCAGTTGCAGTGGCTAAGATAATGAATGCCACCCTTATTTTGCCAGTGTTGAAGCAAGACCAGATCTGGAAAGACCAAAC GAAATTTGAAGACATCTTTGATGTAGATCATTTCATTGACTACCTGAAGAATGATGTGCGAATTGTTCGTGATATCCCTGACTGGTTTACTGACAAATCGGAGCTTTTTACAAGTATAAG ACGGACAGTAAAAAACATTCCGAAGTATGCACCTGCACAATTTTACATTGACAATGTTCTGCCCCGaataaaggagaaaaagatAATGGCACTAAAACCTTTTGTGGATCGGCTTGG GtatgacaatgtccctccaGAAATCAACAGGCTAAGGTGCAGGGTCAATTATCATGCCCTGAAATTTCTTCCTGAGATAGAGCAGATGGCTGATTTACTGGCATCAAGGATGAGAAACCGCACAGGCAGTTCAAATCCTTATAT GGCTCTTCATCTTCGATTCGAGAAAGGGATGGTAGGCCTATCGTTCTGCGATTTTGTGGGAACAAGGGAGGAGAAAGGCAAAATGGCAGAATATAGAAAGAAGGAATGGCCTCGACGTTATAAG AATGGTTCCCATCTATGGAATTTGGCCCTTCAGAAGCGGAAGGAAGGAAGATGCCCTCTTGAGCCCTCAGAAGTTGCTGTGCTTCTTCGGGCAATGGGCTATCCTAAGGAAACTCAAATTTATGTTGCTTCAGGGCAGGTCTATGGTGGACATAACAGGATGGCGCCCCTCAGGAACATGTTCCCGAATTTG GTTACAAAAGAGGAGTTGGCTACTAAGGAGGAGTTGGTTGTTTTCCGGAAGCATGTGACAAGCTTAGCAGCTCTCGACTTCTTGGTCTGCTTGAAGTCTGATGTGTTTGTGATGACCCATGGAGGCAACTTTGCTAAACTTATAATTGGGGCACGCAGGTACATGGGTCACCGCCAAAAATCTATAAAACCCGATAAGGGGCTTATGTCTAAATCTTTTGGCGACCCCTACATGGGCTGGGCGCCCTTTGTTGAGGATGTGGTTGTTACCCACCAGACACGGACCGGATTGCCAGAAGAGACCTTTCCAAACTATGACCTATGGGAGAACCCTCTCACTCCTTGCATGTGTAAAGCGTGA